One region of Paucidesulfovibrio gracilis DSM 16080 genomic DNA includes:
- a CDS encoding efflux RND transporter permease subunit, with amino-acid sequence MSVARWCIKNNRTFLVAVACIVFMGVSTYLNISRKENPEFTIRDAVVVTYFPGATPYKMESLVTEELEKAIRTIPEVEHVLSESMNGISILRVKVYEKYRDMKPIWDRLRNEVDDAAPNLPEGVIGPYVNDQFGDVYGIVISLRGDGYYYRELKEYAEDIRDRLLAMRDVGKVKIHGEQEEAVYVEFSDAKLAELGVNPKVILDVLSSQNAITPGGNALVGPERIVIEPTGEFNSLEDIARTTFVIPGTARNVSLGDIATIRRGYEDPPATMTRFNGEHCLMLAMSMSTGGNIVELGERVSAKLSEIQADLPVGLDLDFVTYQPKFVQRAIDEFMVNLLEAFAFVIVVMLLFAGLRTAIVAGMLVPMAVLMSIALMPFFDVVLQRVSIASLIIALGMLVDNGVVVSESILVRLASGQERLKAVTESVKSLRIPLLAASLTTIFAFLPIATAQSMVGEYCLSMFIVITLTLLSSWALSMTFVPFCCYHLLKPKLQRQSFDNVFYRLYRWMLLTGLKLRTLSIGGAIVLLVISAWGFTKLPQIFFPPNERDMFVIDFWQPYGTDIETTSARVVDLENWLLNQDETASVGSIVGSGGPRWYLALSPEQDNPNYAFIIVNTDSIEGAEALLPRVRGELSNNFPDTRADVKMLENGPPVGAPIQVRLSGPDMATLYELRDQVAAILEETPGVYDIWDDWGEWTKKLQVQVQQEKAKRVGISTQDIGFSLSSIVNGYSPTEYREGTESIPIVLRLQKSERVGLGRIEDTSVYNVHSYARVPLAQVAHTLLQWQPSDIRRRDHQRTMTVKATLTGRFASDVLAEIQPRIRALQDSDQWPRGYDVEYGGEQEETAKAQASIYSGLPLAMALILLTLVAQFNSVRRTLIVLLSIPPMIVGVSFGLHISDAPFGFMAMLGMISLMGIIINNAIIFLDQLDIESRRHEPQDAIVVAAQRRLRPILMTACTTIIGLIPLSLQGGEMWRPMANTLIFGLAFATFVTLGIAPILYSVLFGTSFKGYQYDPKVLEDGD; translated from the coding sequence ATGTCCGTTGCGCGCTGGTGCATCAAAAACAACCGGACCTTTCTGGTGGCCGTGGCCTGCATCGTGTTCATGGGCGTGAGCACGTATCTGAACATTTCCCGCAAGGAAAACCCGGAATTCACCATCCGCGACGCCGTGGTGGTCACCTATTTCCCCGGGGCCACGCCCTACAAGATGGAATCCCTGGTCACCGAAGAGCTGGAAAAGGCCATCCGCACCATACCGGAGGTGGAACACGTTCTTTCCGAATCCATGAACGGCATCTCCATCCTGCGGGTCAAGGTGTATGAAAAATACCGGGACATGAAGCCCATCTGGGACCGCCTGCGCAACGAGGTGGACGACGCGGCCCCGAACCTGCCCGAAGGCGTGATCGGACCCTACGTCAACGACCAGTTCGGGGATGTGTACGGCATTGTGATCTCCCTGCGCGGGGACGGCTACTACTACCGGGAGCTGAAAGAATACGCGGAAGACATCCGGGACCGGCTCCTGGCCATGCGCGACGTGGGCAAGGTCAAAATCCACGGCGAGCAGGAAGAAGCCGTGTACGTGGAATTTTCCGATGCCAAGCTCGCGGAACTGGGCGTGAACCCGAAAGTGATTCTGGACGTGCTTTCCTCCCAAAACGCCATCACTCCGGGCGGCAACGCCCTGGTAGGCCCGGAACGCATCGTTATCGAACCCACCGGGGAGTTCAACAGTCTGGAGGACATCGCCCGGACGACCTTTGTGATTCCCGGCACGGCGCGCAACGTTTCCCTGGGCGACATCGCGACCATCCGGCGCGGCTACGAAGATCCCCCCGCCACTATGACCCGCTTCAACGGAGAGCATTGCCTCATGCTGGCCATGAGCATGTCCACGGGCGGCAACATCGTGGAACTGGGCGAACGGGTTTCTGCAAAACTTTCTGAGATTCAGGCGGATTTGCCTGTGGGCCTGGATCTGGACTTTGTCACCTACCAGCCCAAATTCGTGCAGCGGGCCATTGACGAATTCATGGTCAACCTGCTGGAAGCCTTTGCCTTCGTGATCGTGGTCATGCTGCTTTTTGCGGGCCTGCGCACCGCCATCGTGGCGGGCATGCTCGTACCCATGGCCGTGCTCATGAGCATTGCGCTCATGCCGTTTTTCGACGTGGTGCTGCAACGGGTGTCCATCGCCTCGCTGATCATCGCCCTGGGCATGCTCGTGGACAACGGCGTGGTGGTCAGCGAATCCATTCTCGTGCGTCTGGCCTCAGGACAGGAGCGCCTCAAGGCTGTGACCGAATCCGTAAAGAGCCTGCGCATTCCCCTGCTGGCCGCCTCCCTGACCACCATCTTCGCCTTTCTGCCCATTGCCACGGCCCAGAGCATGGTGGGCGAATACTGCCTGTCCATGTTCATCGTCATCACCCTGACCCTGCTCAGCTCCTGGGCGCTGTCCATGACCTTTGTGCCGTTCTGCTGCTATCACCTGCTCAAGCCCAAATTGCAGCGGCAGAGCTTTGACAACGTGTTTTACCGCCTCTACCGCTGGATGCTCCTCACAGGGCTGAAGCTGCGGACCCTGTCCATCGGCGGGGCCATCGTCCTGCTGGTGATTTCGGCCTGGGGATTTACAAAACTACCCCAGATATTTTTCCCGCCTAACGAGCGGGATATGTTCGTCATTGATTTCTGGCAGCCCTACGGCACGGACATTGAGACCACCTCGGCCCGGGTGGTGGACCTGGAAAACTGGCTGCTCAACCAGGACGAAACCGCGTCGGTCGGCTCCATCGTGGGATCGGGCGGGCCGCGCTGGTATCTGGCGCTCTCCCCGGAACAGGACAACCCCAACTATGCGTTCATAATCGTGAATACGGATTCCATCGAAGGAGCCGAGGCGCTACTGCCCCGGGTGCGGGGCGAGCTTTCCAACAACTTTCCGGACACACGGGCAGACGTGAAAATGCTCGAAAACGGGCCGCCCGTGGGCGCGCCCATCCAGGTGCGGCTTTCCGGGCCGGACATGGCCACCCTCTACGAACTGCGCGACCAGGTGGCCGCCATCCTGGAGGAGACGCCCGGCGTGTACGACATCTGGGACGATTGGGGCGAATGGACCAAAAAACTCCAGGTCCAGGTGCAACAGGAAAAAGCCAAACGCGTTGGCATTTCCACCCAGGACATCGGCTTTTCCCTCAGCTCCATCGTAAACGGCTACTCCCCCACCGAATACCGCGAGGGCACCGAAAGCATCCCCATTGTGCTGCGTCTGCAAAAATCCGAACGCGTGGGCCTCGGCCGCATCGAGGATACCAGCGTCTACAACGTGCATTCCTATGCCCGCGTACCCCTCGCGCAGGTGGCGCACACCCTGCTGCAATGGCAGCCCAGCGACATCCGCCGACGCGACCACCAGCGCACCATGACCGTCAAGGCCACCCTCACAGGCCGGTTCGCCAGTGATGTGCTCGCGGAAATCCAGCCGCGTATCCGTGCTTTGCAGGATTCCGATCAATGGCCGCGAGGCTATGACGTGGAATACGGCGGCGAACAGGAAGAAACCGCCAAGGCCCAAGCGTCCATCTATTCGGGCCTGCCCCTGGCCATGGCCCTGATCCTGCTCACCCTGGTGGCCCAGTTCAACTCCGTGCGCCGTACCCTCATCGTGCTGCTGTCCATCCCGCCCATGATCGTGGGCGTGAGCTTCGGCCTGCACATCTCGGACGCGCCCTTCGGGTTCATGGCCATGCTCGGCATGATCAGCCTCATGGGCATCATCATCAACAACGCCATCATCTTCCTGGATCAGCTGGATATCGAATCCCGCCGGCACGAACCGCAGGACGCCATCGTGGTGGCCGCCCAACGCCGTCTGCGCCCCATCCTCATGACAGCCTGTACCACCATCATCGGATTGATCCCCCTCTCCCTGCAAGGCGGAGAAATGTGGCGGCCCATGGCCAATACCCTGATTTTCGGGCTGGCATTCGCCACATTCGTGACCCTGGGCATCGCGCCGATTCTCTATTCCGTGCTCTTCGGCACAAGCTTCAAAGGATACCAGTACGATCCAAAAGTGCTGGAAGACGGGGACTAG